TCCTCGTCTCTGTAGCCGTAGTACTCGGCGTCCACGTCCTTCATCAGCTCTCCCCTCGTCTTCCTCtgcgccggggacgctgtgggtcacatgaccagtcAGCACCAATCACAAGTCTGATCCAGGTGGATGTATTGTaaggctggggatccattcaaatgtcaagaatcgattcccattcttaagattcagaattgattatcaaaatttgattcaattccgatattgatttgggttagtgttattaaaactgttttttgagctgttgcatgaattatatgactgatatgaacagatccagggcagcaaacagggACGTATGAAATACGTTTTATTCTTTCCCACATtcacttttaattttttccattttaggtctatttcggtttttaatttttgagaatttggtttttagcattttatgcaaatgtgacccccatgacagtatataaagtaatgaaaaatAGACAATATATaggcaattataactgaaaactttaatgtattcatacctttaaacatatttaaggcaaaaacatgacaccagttattctggtgtcatccttttttgggcataaacaaaaaaataccaaaagttgtaatgtaacgatgaaaaaaaacaaaaaaaaaacgatctttagacatacgaatcaatttttaggaattaatatgagaatcgatttagaattggaaaatagatttttccaacacaggcctactgtaTTGATACGTACGTTCCGTCTCAAACAGCTCCCTGACGCCAGGAAGGTCCCGGGCTGCTCCGAAGTATTTGTAACCACGGTTACCAGGAACCTCCTTCCCCTCGTGGTCCAACATCCTGGGACCAAAgcgctgacacacacacacacacacacacacacacgagtcaTCACACTAGTCCACTACTCATTAAGCCACCAGAGGTTTGGTCAGGATGATCAGTTCCTGATTACCGCGTAGTCGGGTCCTCCCAGCTCTTTGATCCGGACCTCCCAGTGACGTTTCTCTCGGAGCAGCTTGTTGATCTCATCGTTAAGATCCCGGATCCTGAACTCCCCCAGACCGGCTGGAGGAGGGAGAGACGGAGGAGAGGCGGGTCAGAGGCAGAGACGCAGACGGAGGTGCTGGTTCTGGGTGTGGACTCACCGTTCTGGATCTGAGCAACCTTCTTAGAGACCTcactgatgatctgaaacagtCCCAGAGAAACAGAGATCACCGTCAGCTCGGACATCCTGCTGACACAAACACGCTCCAACACTGGACCACCCGCGTTATGGTCCGTTTTGGGGGGGGTGTCTCCTTACAGTAACTTTAAAGCTGAGCTCACACAGATTATAGCTGTGGGCAGGGAGGTATCTCCTGCCCGCAACGGCCTGAAGGACCTCCCACCTTTGTAAAGCCACCTTGggtttcgccttttttccccctaaacatgtcccaaaagtcaccaaattttgcacacaagccaggcctggtgaaaaatgtgatatttaatggtttgcggcctaatggctcaacagcgccccctagaaaacttcgtccctgaagtcccacaatacggtttcacgtacatgcacaaaatcagtacacacctgtatcatgtcgcaacttaaagaaaagtctcttggtgccatggcccaaacccaacaggaagtcggccattttcaattaatcgtgtcattttggcgcaatttatgccattccttcggcagttaatacggcccgaactgtaacctgcacccaggtgtgttatacatcaaaatgtgcgtctccatcctgcgacgacgcgcattacttttctctttcaaaagtgttaccgtggtgacgctagacgccaaaaagcgcgcccacccttcatctgattggtccatatttgatagttctccaaaagtcaccaaatttttcacgcaatccaggcctggtgataaatttgatatttcatggtttgcattaatgggcgtggcctaacggctcaacagcgccccctagaatacttttctctgctataacttttgaatggtttgacatagagagttgtgggtggtgtcatgggactcggtattgagtccttgaccataattggcctgaactagccccgccccttcttctgattggttgtccctattttctgctataacttttgaatggtttgacatagagagtcgtgggtggtgtcatttctgatatgcttatgggggacggtggccatgagtgcgagggcccgttcatcgctgcttgcagctttaattattattattattacaacgtGTCAACAGTACCTGTCGTCTCCATTTTTCTGCTTTAGGAAGTTCGTTGCACTCCGAAGCCAAGAAAGGTCTTCTCTCCTGAAGGCAGAGACAGACAGGTCAGACAGAGACggatggacagacagacaggtcaGAAACAGAACCCAGAAGAATCTCACCTTGACTCGTCCTTCCTCCAGCTGAGCCTGTCTGAACCGGGCCAAAGCCGTCCTGAAAACCCACCAGAGAGACACTTAGCACACCAGAACCAGTGTGGAACATCACAgcgcgcgcgcgcgtgtgcacacacacacacacacacacacacacacacacacacactcactctcactctcactctcactctcacacacacacacacacacactctcactctcactctcacacacacacacacacacacacacacacacacacacacacacacacacacacacacacacacacacacacacacacacacacacacacagtactcaCATGGCCTTCTCAGCATTCCTCGCCTGCACAAACAGAGACAACAGTTGTTAAAACACAGTGAAAAATGTTCATGTGTGCAAAATTGTGAAAGGAAACAAAATTCCTATTTAACAAACTTTTGGACTTTACAAACTTGTGAATTTTCAAAGCAAATCCTGAATTTCTGACTTCACAAATTCACAAATTCTGAACCTCAAAACTCAAATTttgcaaaaaataataataagagctGACGAGAGCTAGAGAGCTTAAACATGCAACTCTTTAACTTGCGAGAAACACTTTCAGATCCCAAGAAAGATGGTGCATACGAGTGATTTAAAGATCTGTCAGACAGGACACAACAAAGTGTGATGAGACACGCTGGACCTGTCTGACTCACCAACACGGCAGATCTGCCCCCCTGTGGTCAGAACCGCTGTCGCCACACGGACTTTAAATTGTTCACGGTAACTACATTGATATTTTCATTTAGATGGCTATAAAGGAAGAtgacttgttttattttctcacaAATACGGGATCTTGAGCCTGACATTGTAGCTTGCGGTCTCTGCCGGCACCAGACTGCTGATTTACCATGCCGTATTCTGAGCGGCTGCTGAGGGAACATGTTGACACATTTGCCGTCTAGTCAGCCTTTGTACTATCAGGATTGTTGCGGTTGCAGCGGTTTGGTAGCCCAAtcaattactattattatttttaaatggaaGAATAAAAACCATGGACCCTAAGCTAATAAGGGCTCACCCAGAGGGAATAACCCAGAGGGAATGAGAGGTTTATCCAGAGagaatgcctgtcaaatatccaacTTAAAACTACCGTCACTGCGGTATTTGCGTGATGCTTTGCCGCTACTGCTTGAAAGTAACAAGTTCTGTCTCCGCGATCTAAGCCAAGCTAATcggacacactcacacctattaGGTCCTTATATAAACAGGCTCTGAAAGTAATGGATAGAAAACCTGTAAGATGGCATCACTGGCAAattatcaaaaaataaaatctgacaGTTTTGTAGGCTTCTCAtttttaaaacttatttttaaatgtgtgaATAACCAGAAATGATATATAATGCCAAttggtaaacaaacaaaacagtggaATTAgaactagggctgcaacaagCAATAATTGTAAGATAGCAACATTTGGACAGTCATCCTTCTCGGTAATAGGTACCAAATTATGGAAAACACTGAACCTGAAAT
This genomic window from Cololabis saira isolate AMF1-May2022 chromosome 8, fColSai1.1, whole genome shotgun sequence contains:
- the isy1 gene encoding pre-mRNA-splicing factor ISY1 homolog, whose amino-acid sequence is MARNAEKAMTALARFRQAQLEEGRVKERRPFLASECNELPKAEKWRRQIISEVSKKVAQIQNAGLGEFRIRDLNDEINKLLREKRHWEVRIKELGGPDYARFGPRMLDHEGKEVPGNRGYKYFGAARDLPGVRELFETEPSPAQRKTRGELMKDVDAEYYGYRDEDDGVLVPLETQYEKQAMMEAVQKWRTEKESRLSGDKPEEEEEESIYTVHHEEPEDEERWDEPEGEEGGVAFIAHVPVPSQKEVEEALVRRKKMELLQRYASESLQAQSQEARTLLGL